GATTATCAATCTCTTCATTATATCATCTCCACATCTTTTTATGACTTTTATTCTAAGAGATACCCACTATACCTTGATTCCTTGCTCTATGAGTTAGAAACATGTCCCGCTGCAAGAAGACAACAGCATAGCTTTGTTACTTTTCTCGTAAACCATCCATCACTGATCTCTTTTACCGATCGAGTGGGTATTTATGCTTCCACCAGCACAATGATCCGTCAACTCCCTCGTTACCACCGTCAAATCCTCTACACCTTGCTGAACATTCAAGAATATGATTCTTGGGGGTTAGCAGTTGAATTCATTCCTGATCTGAACAGCACCTATAAGTTTGCGAATGTTCCTCGCTATGGAATAACTTTGGACTCATGCCTACAATTCGGGAGAAACTATCTTAGCCATTTTGGAACGGTTAGTGTCCTCCTTTTAATGCTAGCTCTTTTAATTATTGTTGTGTGGTACTGGTTTGGAATATTGAGTATGTTATTTATGTTTCACAGCGATCATTGAAGAATGCTGAAGCTGCCCTTGCACTTCATCTTGAGTTTCTGTTACCAGTCGTTCTGAAGATTATGGTCCTTGATTTCCAGGGACCACCTGATTGGGACCTCCTGAGTGTGTAAGTAACAATCTTATTAGCTAGTATTCCACTAGTTTCCATCTTATTGCTGGACTAATAACTTTTCAATTTTATCTCATGTCTAACAAATATTCTTCTTTTATCTTTGGCAGGTTGGACAACACGAACGCTGACAGGATCAATGTGTTCTTCGGATGACCTTCCAATCACATCACTGTTCTTTTGGATCCATAAATTTGTCGCTGTCTTTCTTATCCTACTGGACTGGTTTCCATGGTAGTCTGAATGGCAGTTTCTTTTAGTTCACAAGCTTGTTGTTTGCTGGTCGGTGTTGTCTGTAAGATGGTAACCCTAGAGCTAGAGGTGTGACCTACTCTCTGTTTGCCATGGAAGTTGGAACTTGAGCGCAACCGAAGGGGGATGAACATGTGAAACTGAAACACTGCAATTACTGGCTATGTTACTCTATGGGTTCGGTTCAGCTTCTTGTGGTATTTGGATAATGATCCAGACTTATTTACTGAACCTTGTAATTCATCAGAATGGAGCATCTGCACTGTTAATAATTGAAGGCAAGTTTGTTTGAAAAGAACGACGTGGCCAGTTAGCCACGATGCTAGCTCCTAAAGTAGTATGCAATTATTATCTTGGTTTCAGCTTTACTTTACCAGTATGACTCTGTTCCGTTAGACATATGCTGAGTGTACGCTGTGCCCCAATATTGTGATTCTGTGAGGTACAGCAGCCCTCAAGCTCAGCCGTCCCCTGGCTCTCCGGTGGGATCAAGATGGCTAGCCATCCGCTCTGATGCACCTAACCAGCACCCAAACGGTCTTCCAGGTCGGGACTTCCAAGTGAGGAGGACCATTTATTTGGTTGATCCAGGTGCTTGGTGGTCTCTTCCATGGCCTCACGATTTCCCACAGCCTTTCATCTCTACTTTCCGAGGCGTGCTCGCTGCTCCACTGCACATGCGAACTCTTGAGCGCTGGTTTAGATCCCTGCAGCTAATGCAGCTACCAAGCCTACACCATAACCTGTTAGTGTTAGAGCATACCACACGTAATTCCAacgctttatttttttttcgaaaaagtaTACCAACGCTTTAACGGAGACACATTTGATGGAGCATCCgcatcttcctttttttttagaaaaaaaatctcaggGCAAAAAAACACCCTGGCTTGCATGGTGAATCAGTTAAGTGCTGTCTTACGGTTTTACAGGTCTAGCCAGACACcgctaaaaaaaaaagaaaagctttaccaTACATCAAACCGGGTTTCACAGAGCCGA
The genomic region above belongs to Setaria italica strain Yugu1 chromosome VI, Setaria_italica_v2.0, whole genome shotgun sequence and contains:
- the LOC111257540 gene encoding putative zinc finger CCCH domain-containing protein 64, which translates into the protein MFAYVPLDLILGGGQARFDRWQLPQELMNPYLQSSGWVSFLNSLSRYIIHELLVCVCREGHEALGVTWDGAFSLSDIWLCNGGVMINPKVPCRNYDEDGGRADYQSLHYIISTSFYDFYSKRYPLYLDSLLYELETCPAARRQQHSFVTFLVNHPSLISFTDRVGIYASTSTMIRQLPRYHRQILYTLLNIQEYDSWGLAVEFIPDLNSTYKFANVPRYGITLDSCLQFGRNYLSHFGTRSLKNAEAALALHLEFLLPVVLKIMVLDFQGPPDWDLLSVLDNTNADRINVFFG